A single genomic interval of Rosistilla ulvae harbors:
- a CDS encoding DUF1559 domain-containing protein, producing MNRVSDLYRGGARRRGFTLVELLVVIAIIGILVGLLLPAVQAAREAARRCQCMNNLTQLGLAMHHHEFSTEHLPSGVINPDGPIRSAESGQHISWVVQILPFIEQHALYNHFDQAAGAYAAVNREAREQRIATMYCPSYPGNNYGGRTEAGEIVSGNYAGCHHDVEAPIDANDNGLLFLNSEIRYSQIPDGSTQTILLGESLPFANDLGWASGTRATLRNTGTPIAAYNPRHQLVDQEQPAPSEEPLYVGGFGSCHPGGAQFSFADGSTRFLNQSIDPELLRRYGNRRDGELTGWE from the coding sequence ATGAACCGAGTGTCAGATCTTTATCGCGGCGGTGCCCGCCGTCGCGGCTTCACCCTGGTCGAACTGTTGGTCGTGATCGCGATCATCGGCATCTTGGTCGGGCTGCTGCTGCCGGCTGTGCAAGCGGCTCGCGAAGCAGCTCGCCGCTGCCAATGCATGAACAACCTCACGCAGCTGGGCTTGGCGATGCATCATCATGAATTCAGCACCGAACATCTTCCGTCGGGAGTGATCAATCCGGATGGACCAATCCGCAGCGCAGAATCGGGGCAACACATCAGTTGGGTCGTGCAGATCTTGCCATTTATCGAACAGCATGCGTTGTACAACCACTTCGATCAGGCGGCCGGCGCGTACGCCGCGGTCAATCGCGAGGCCCGCGAACAACGGATCGCGACGATGTATTGCCCCTCGTATCCAGGCAACAATTATGGCGGCAGAACCGAAGCGGGAGAAATTGTCAGTGGCAACTACGCCGGATGTCACCACGACGTCGAAGCTCCGATCGATGCCAACGACAACGGATTGCTGTTCCTCAACAGCGAGATCCGCTACAGCCAGATTCCCGACGGCAGCACCCAGACGATCCTATTGGGCGAATCGTTGCCGTTTGCCAACGATCTCGGCTGGGCCTCTGGCACGCGGGCGACGCTGCGGAACACGGGAACACCGATCGCTGCGTATAACCCGCGGCACCAATTGGTCGATCAAGAGCAACCCGCCCCGTCGGAGGAGCCTTTATATGTAGGGGGCTTCGGCAGCTGCCATCCCGGCGGCGCCCAGTTTTCCTTCGCCGATGGTTCGACGCGGTTCTTGAACCAATCGATCGATCCAGAACTGCTTCGTCGCTATGGCAACCGTCGCGATGGCGAATTGACAGGCTGGGAATAA
- a CDS encoding PulJ/GspJ family protein has translation MNNPTVQSQHAYTTCRRSAIVRPGFTLIELIMAMSIGSVLMLLAIGVVHQALTFSKLGQGRADQDRTLVRLDRQFRNDVHRSRGFELTDRQTVELTIDDNRRVVYAIDENQIQRHTADDGKQQDRELFLLDDRSTIELQMLDAPQRLGIVVRSDTGLQGVPQRTDRQIVAVPGLLYQQLPNRDTSPPDAEETSDAGDQAR, from the coding sequence ATGAATAATCCAACCGTCCAATCCCAACATGCCTATACAACCTGCCGCCGCAGCGCGATCGTTCGCCCTGGTTTCACATTGATCGAACTGATCATGGCGATGTCGATCGGCAGTGTATTGATGCTGTTGGCGATCGGTGTGGTCCATCAGGCGCTGACCTTTTCCAAATTGGGGCAGGGGAGGGCGGATCAAGATCGCACCCTGGTTCGACTGGACCGCCAGTTTCGAAACGACGTTCATCGCAGTCGCGGTTTTGAATTGACAGATCGTCAGACGGTGGAACTGACGATCGACGACAACCGCCGTGTCGTCTATGCAATCGATGAAAACCAGATCCAACGCCACACCGCGGACGACGGCAAACAGCAAGACCGCGAACTGTTTTTGCTGGACGACCGATCGACCATCGAACTGCAAATGCTCGACGCGCCACAGCGGCTGGGAATCGTGGTTCGCAGCGACACGGGCCTGCAGGGCGTACCGCAACGAACCGACCGACAAATCGTGGCCGTCCCCGGCCTGCTGTACCAACAATTGCCCAATCGGGACACAAGCCCGCCCGACGCGGAAGAGACATCCGACGCAGGAGACCAAGCTCGATGA
- a CDS encoding type II secretion system F family protein has product MKLPFNEQNFPTANRAGRKLARGLRAIGRLEIGGNLPGRRWRLSSRIANEPLAAKQRTLLRVLAIAHSEGQPTPQWVENLADEHHGRYRRRLLRLTRRLESGASLVDALEQTPDALSDQMVLAIRFGYQSGTLRETFDQLLATPADDGGAIPTVRHSMFYLAGSMLMYFLIVSFLFLRILSTLLQIANEFEWEPPAAIRTLVAAGRFFESTFLLWVLLGFAALRLVTSGVMQRFYRRVWASRLLRPVVRLRSAELLRLLSPAVASGRPLGGALSTLARHHYDRNVRAKLLFARNEVEQGSDPWSSLSVAGLLQRDESQALAGSTSNRTRAWLMHRLADRHQRQFGRRVTLLLSLLQPAIVLAMAAIVAWIGFAFFGFLSGIILILA; this is encoded by the coding sequence ATGAAACTTCCATTCAACGAACAGAACTTCCCCACCGCAAATCGTGCCGGCCGCAAGCTTGCACGAGGGCTGCGGGCGATCGGTCGCCTGGAAATCGGTGGAAACCTTCCTGGACGGCGATGGCGACTTTCGTCGCGAATTGCCAACGAACCGTTGGCGGCAAAGCAACGAACGCTGCTTCGCGTCTTAGCCATCGCCCACAGCGAAGGACAGCCGACGCCCCAGTGGGTTGAAAACTTGGCCGATGAACATCACGGTCGCTATCGACGCCGCTTGCTGCGTCTGACACGCCGCCTAGAATCGGGAGCGTCGCTTGTCGACGCGTTGGAACAGACCCCCGATGCGCTCAGCGACCAAATGGTCCTCGCAATTCGGTTTGGCTATCAATCGGGAACGCTTCGGGAGACATTCGATCAATTATTGGCAACGCCTGCCGACGACGGAGGGGCGATCCCGACAGTTCGTCACAGCATGTTTTACCTGGCGGGATCGATGTTGATGTACTTTTTGATCGTCAGTTTCCTATTCCTCAGGATCCTCTCAACGCTGCTGCAAATCGCCAACGAGTTTGAATGGGAGCCCCCGGCGGCGATACGGACTTTGGTCGCCGCAGGTCGCTTCTTCGAAAGCACTTTTTTGCTATGGGTGTTGCTGGGATTTGCCGCTCTACGATTGGTCACATCGGGCGTGATGCAACGATTTTATCGACGCGTCTGGGCCTCGCGACTGCTGCGTCCGGTCGTTCGTTTGCGTTCGGCGGAGCTGCTGCGATTGTTGTCGCCAGCGGTTGCCTCGGGCCGGCCTTTGGGAGGTGCGTTGTCGACGCTGGCACGCCACCACTACGACCGCAACGTACGAGCCAAACTGTTGTTCGCCCGAAACGAAGTCGAGCAGGGATCCGACCCGTGGAGTTCGTTGTCGGTGGCCGGGCTATTACAACGCGATGAGTCCCAGGCGTTGGCCGGTTCGACATCCAACAGGACGCGTGCCTGGTTGATGCACCGTCTGGCCGATCGACATCAACGTCAGTTTGGACGTCGCGTCACGTTACTGCTGTCGCTGCTACAACCGGCGATCGTGCTCGCGATGGCCGCGATCGTGGCTTGGATTGGATTTGCGTTTTTTGGGTTCCTTAGCGGAATCATCCTCATCTTGGCGTGA
- a CDS encoding type II secretion system F family protein has translation MSTFHDQIEATLARRELLIPPLVAMADEMSAGWGKRDLNELIDLLRNETDVQAWLQHPRAAAWLPVIVGGFNPAETPQRIHSLFTQTMRQQQRQRQRRASLLYPMLILGLTGIVGLALSWFVVPTFAAMYRDFGLNQPLPTRIAVAISDRLIQAPLQQLLIAAAAIASAVAIYRWWLRSPLCAQLFSLKGSTRKVQAMAQAIGSVAELISIGASPPEALRISGRGCGHPLYQRELESLATAAETSSADWTQINATIYFPANLLLALHPNDAGLPNIRLLRELALMYHERATQRIDWLRWLIGPLALVAVASIVIFVVVALFMPWGSLIVAL, from the coding sequence ATGTCCACGTTTCATGATCAAATCGAAGCGACGCTTGCTCGACGCGAGCTTCTCATTCCGCCGCTGGTCGCGATGGCCGACGAGATGTCTGCTGGCTGGGGCAAACGCGACCTGAATGAGTTGATCGATCTGCTGCGCAATGAAACCGATGTCCAGGCGTGGCTGCAACATCCGCGAGCTGCGGCTTGGTTGCCGGTGATCGTCGGCGGTTTCAATCCCGCCGAAACGCCACAGCGGATCCATTCGCTATTTACTCAAACGATGCGGCAACAACAGCGGCAGCGGCAACGGAGGGCGAGTTTGCTGTACCCGATGTTGATCTTGGGACTGACGGGAATCGTAGGGCTGGCGTTGAGCTGGTTTGTTGTCCCGACCTTCGCAGCGATGTACCGCGATTTTGGCTTGAATCAGCCTCTGCCGACGCGGATCGCCGTGGCAATCTCCGACCGATTGATCCAAGCCCCGTTGCAACAGTTGTTGATCGCCGCAGCAGCGATTGCATCGGCCGTCGCGATCTACCGCTGGTGGCTACGAAGTCCGCTGTGCGCGCAACTCTTCAGCCTCAAGGGGAGCACGCGCAAAGTGCAAGCGATGGCGCAAGCGATCGGATCGGTCGCCGAACTGATCAGCATCGGCGCGTCGCCACCCGAAGCGCTTCGGATCAGCGGTCGTGGCTGCGGACATCCACTGTATCAACGCGAACTCGAATCGTTGGCGACGGCGGCGGAAACCTCCAGCGCCGACTGGACTCAGATCAACGCAACCATCTATTTCCCAGCCAACTTACTGCTGGCCCTGCACCCCAACGACGCGGGCCTTCCCAACATTCGCCTGCTGCGCGAACTGGCGCTGATGTATCACGAGCGTGCCACGCAACGGATCGATTGGCTGCGATGGTTGATCGGTCCGCTGGCACTGGTTGCCGTCGCGTCGATTGTCATATTTGTTGTTGTCGCTCTATTCATGCCTTGGGGTTCGCTGATCGTCGCGTTGTGA
- a CDS encoding type II secretion system F family protein: protein MSIDSLSKIADFHTELLAMQRLGLPLELGFAGPAHKLPAQLAQIQRRLALRIERQGELTEAIASDPDLPKPYRSALSTWIQCEQPTEVFDQLSDAAAARRELHGEMGIAMLGPLIVLALVYLGLISLCLFVAPQLESLYEQLWQPISGSLRLVGMLRDAMPIWVPGVPIVTIAAIAWWSLRPMRSRFGWLLGGRHYFTSIQTAAYARHVAALLDAGDSTGQALASVGPLRLQNDDLDGDLATANVYLSTAEEIGQQVPMDDPAIAALPPMLRWGLVGRLENQSRAQVLRQVAAIYSDSAVDQARRWRVMLPMVLSGGIGGLLVLAYALGLMLPYIDLLYKIATQVAD from the coding sequence ATGTCCATCGATTCGCTCTCCAAGATTGCCGACTTCCACACCGAACTGCTCGCCATGCAGCGACTGGGCTTGCCGCTGGAACTCGGTTTTGCCGGACCTGCCCACAAGCTTCCGGCGCAGCTGGCGCAAATCCAACGCCGGTTGGCATTGCGAATCGAACGGCAGGGCGAGCTCACCGAAGCGATTGCCAGCGACCCCGATCTACCCAAACCGTATCGATCGGCGTTGAGCACTTGGATTCAGTGCGAACAACCGACCGAAGTCTTCGACCAGTTGTCCGATGCCGCCGCAGCTCGCCGCGAATTGCATGGCGAGATGGGGATCGCAATGCTTGGCCCGTTGATCGTCCTCGCGTTGGTCTATCTGGGGTTAATCTCATTATGTTTGTTTGTCGCCCCGCAACTGGAATCTCTATACGAACAACTGTGGCAACCGATCAGCGGCAGCCTGCGATTGGTTGGGATGCTGCGCGACGCGATGCCGATTTGGGTGCCTGGGGTGCCGATCGTCACGATTGCTGCCATCGCCTGGTGGTCGTTGCGGCCCATGCGTTCTCGGTTCGGATGGTTGCTTGGGGGGCGACACTATTTCACGTCGATTCAAACCGCCGCCTACGCCCGACATGTCGCGGCCTTGCTGGACGCTGGCGATTCGACCGGGCAAGCGTTGGCGAGCGTCGGTCCGCTGCGTCTACAGAACGACGATCTCGATGGCGACCTGGCTACAGCCAACGTCTACCTGAGCACGGCGGAGGAGATCGGCCAACAGGTTCCAATGGATGACCCAGCGATCGCGGCATTGCCGCCGATGCTGCGATGGGGATTGGTCGGTCGGCTGGAAAACCAGTCGCGGGCGCAGGTGTTGCGGCAAGTTGCCGCGATCTACAGCGATTCGGCGGTAGATCAGGCAAGGCGTTGGCGTGTGATGTTACCGATGGTGTTGAGCGGTGGGATCGGCGGCCTGTTGGTGCTCGCATACGCGCTTGGACTGATGCTTCCCTACATCGACTTGCTTTACAAAATCGCAACCCAGGTGGCCGATTAA